TCCTCCGGGAGGGGAGGGGCCTTCTCCGGCCTTTGGGGCACCCAGGGGGCGGGGACGTTGCCCTCCTTGAGGAGCCGGGTGGCCATCTCCTCCGTGGCGATGCGGGTCACCTCCCGCAGGAAGGGGTCCTCCCCGGGAGGGGGGGCCCACCGGGCCACCAGGGCGGCCGCCCGGGCCAGCTGCTCCGACTTCAGGGCCTCCTCCGCCCGGAGGGACTCGTCCTCGAAGCCCTCTACCTCCGCGTCGGTGACCCCCCAGATCTTGAACATGCGGATGTGCTTGTCCGTCAGGGCGGCTCCCGCCCCCAGGATCACCCGCCCCTCCGGGGTCCGGAGGGGCGCTTCCAGCACCATGCCTTCCTTGAGGGAACGAACGCTCACGCGGCCCATCGAGGCTCCATCCTCCGGGGCGCGATGCGGGAGCCCCGCCTACCGGCCCGGCGGAGAGGCCAGGGCCTCCGCCAGGGGAATCTCCGTCCAGTCCTGCACCTCCGGGGCCTTCAGCCACAGGGTCCGGGTCTGGGGCACCGCCACCACCTGGTACACCGTGAGGTCCGACGTGGCTCCCAGGTCGGGGATGGAGGTGTCCAGGATCTCCCGCATCCGCAGGGGGCCGATGTCTCCCTTGAAGTGCTCCCCCAGGGCCATGAGGTTCTTCCGGCGGGTGGCGGTGAGCCAGAAGGCCCGGTCCTCCGGCTCCGGCAGGCCCCAGTCGGGATCGGCGAAGTGGTTGGTGGCCACCAGCAGCCCCGGGCGGTAGGAGGCCCGACGTTTCACGTCGAACACCGGCCACTCGTAGCACCGGGCCACCCGATCGTCCGCCACGGAGACGATGTAGGCGAAGTTGGAGCGCACCGTCTGGAAGTGCCCGTCCAGCTCCTCCAGGGTGGTGCTGTCCAGGAGAAAGCCCAGGAGGGAGGCGATGGTGGGGATGCGGCTCTCGTACCACAGGGCTCCCCCGGAGGGCATGCCGTTGTTCAGCTCCAGGAAGAGGCCGTCGGCGTTGAGGGCGGTGGTGACGTAGCAGGACCCGGCGTAGCCCACCGTGGCCACGGGGCGGGATCCGTCGGCGGGGTGCAGGACCACCACGCTCAGGTAGGGGGTGAACTTCCGGAACACGGGCAGGTAGTCGTAGTTGCGCCCGAACACCAGGGGGTTCCCGCCGGTGTAGTCCCCCCAGGCGGCGATGCCCGAACAGTGGGGGCGTACCAGGGATTCCGCCGCCGTCACCTCCAGGGCGTTGAGCAGCAGGTGCTGGGACAGGTCCAGGCCGGAGGTCTCCGCCATGCCCCGAAGGAATTCCTTGAACCGGTACGGGTACAGGGCGAAGAAGGACGCCGCCACCTGCTTCAGGTGCTCCGGGTCCTGCCCCTGCTCCCCCAAGAGGGTCTCCGTCACCGCCACCCGGTACAGGTCCCGCAGCTCCTGCCCCAGGAGTTCCCCGCACCGACGCCCCATGCCCCTCCAGGACCCGGAGAGGGTCACCAGGGAAAAGACGCCGTAGCTCCGCTTCGTTCCGCCGCCTTGGTCCATGTCCCTTGCCTCCTCGGCTCGCTCATCGCTTCTGCAAAGTGAAGTCATCGTATCGCCCGGAAGGACGGTGTCAACGGGTCGGCACCGGGAAGACGCGCACCGAAACCTCCGTCCCCGTCACGTCCACCCGGAGGAAATGGAAGAACCCGTGGGCGGGGTCCTTGTCGTACAGGTGCGCCCCTCCCCCTCCCGTGACGGTGAAGGGCACGCCGCCCCAGGCGCCGTCGTACCAGCCGTGCACGTGGCTGGCGAAGACCCGGGTCACCCGCCCCTCCCGGAAGACCTCCAGCAGCTCCCGGGCCCCTCGGGGGTCCATGCTGTGCCCCGAAACCTCCTGCCCCTTGCGGGGGTCGTAGAGGGGCTGGTGGCAGAACACCAGCCGAAAGCGAGCGTCCCGCCCCTCTTCCAGGGCGGAGCGCAGCCAGGCCAGGCGCTTCTCCCCCAAGGGGCGTCCGTCGGCGTTGTCGAGGAACAGGAAGAGCCCCCCTCCGTAGCGGAAGGCCCCGTCGAAGCTCTGGCCGAACCGCAGGGCGAAGCGTCCCCGCCCCCGGTCCACCAGCTCGTGGTTGCCCATCACCGCCAGCACCGGACGCCCCAGGGAGTCCAGGCTCCGCTGGACCTCCTCGTACTCCTTCGACGTGCCCCGATTGGTCAGGTCTCCCAGGTGGAAGACGAAGTCCCCCGACACGGGGCGCATCTCCTCGGCCACCTGAGGGAACCGGGAACGGGGGCCTCGGCTGTCCCCCACCACGAGGAAGGAGAAATCCCGGTCCCCCGGATCCCGCGCCCGGATCGCCTCCAGGGCCCGATCGTTGCTTCCCAGGGTCGCCGCCGAAGCGACGGCGGCCCATCCCAGCACCAACAGGAGCCCCCACCAGCCGACGTCTCGCCGTCTCCTCATTCCGTCCACTCTCCTCGCGGCTCTCCCGAACCCCCTGATCCTACCGCACCACGGCACCCGTGAACACCGCGGGATGACGGAAGCGCAAGCCCGGGGTATCCTGATGGATCAAGACCCAACCTGAGGAAACGGGAGGAACCCCATGGAGCTGGACCTGACCGAACCGCTGAACCTGCTGCGCCGCCACGAGGGGGAGGTACGTCACTTCGTGGCCCTCCTGGCCACCGCCAACACACGGGCCCGCCTGACGGGCCCCACGGACGAACTCGTCCTCTGGGAAGACCACGTGGTGGACTGCGCCGCCGCTCTCGCCCTGCTCCCCCAGGGGGGACAGGTGATCGACGTGGGCACCGGGGGAGGCCTGCCGGGGCTCGTATGGGCCCTCTGCCGCCCCGACGTGGCGGTCACCCTGCTGGACAGCGTGGAGCGCAAGTGCGCCCTGGTGGGGGAGATGGTCCAGGTCCTGGGGCTGCCCCCGGAACGGGTCCAGGTGGTGTGCGAACGCTCCGAGACCTTCGCCGCCCGCAACCGGGAGGTCTTCGACCTGGCCTCCGCACGGGCGGTGTGCGAGGCGGGGGTGCTGGCGGAGGTTCTCTCCCCCCTGGTGCGTCCGGGGGGACACCTGCTGGCCTTCAAGGGGCCAAGGGCGGAGGAGGAGCTGGAGGGAGGCCGGGAAAAGTGGGATCGCCTGGGCCTGGGGGAACCGGAGCGGCTGGGTTACGACCTGGGGGACAAGGTCCGGTGCTTCGTGCGATGGGAGAAGATCGCCCCCTGCCCCTCCAAGTACCCCCGTCGGCCGGGGATGGCGGAAAAACGCCCCTGGTACCGATAGAGGACGAGGCCCCGCCGGGACAGATCCGGCGGGGCCTCGTCCTTGCTGTTTTCTATTCCTGCCCTACCCCTGCCGCATGGCCTCCTGGGCCTGGAAGAGCAGCCCCAGATAGGGATCGTCCACCCCGTTGTGGGAGGGACTGTGGATGAAGTACCGGGCGAAGAGGTCCTGCACCGTCTCCCGCCGCGTCACCACGTCCACGAACCGCTCCGCCAGGTGCAGGGGGGAATCCCCCTCCGTCACCACCTGGAAGCCCAGGATCTGCCCCGGCGCGAGGCCCTCGTTCCCCGGAGCCGCCACGGTGAGCCGCCACACCCCGTCCCGACCCGCCATGAAGGGGTCCCGAGACCGCACGGGCTGGGACAGGGGGAAGGCCCGGATACCCGCCCGGGTCGCCGCCTCCAGGGTCCAGCCCACGCTGCCCCAGTGGAGGCCGAAGATCTCGCTGACCCCCCAGACCGTGGCGGGGGGCAGGGCCATGGGCATGCCCACCAGGTTCGCCGCCGCCACCAGTGCCTGCCTCATGGCCAGGGTCCCGATGAGAGGCAACAGGGAGCGCCCCGTAGCGGCGTCGGGGATCTGCGCCGCATCCCCCACCGCGTAGACCCCCGGGAGGTTGGTGGCCATGCGGGAGTC
The sequence above is drawn from the Aminomonas paucivorans DSM 12260 genome and encodes:
- a CDS encoding metallophosphoesterase family protein codes for the protein MRRRRDVGWWGLLLVLGWAAVASAATLGSNDRALEAIRARDPGDRDFSFLVVGDSRGPRSRFPQVAEEMRPVSGDFVFHLGDLTNRGTSKEYEEVQRSLDSLGRPVLAVMGNHELVDRGRGRFALRFGQSFDGAFRYGGGLFLFLDNADGRPLGEKRLAWLRSALEEGRDARFRLVFCHQPLYDPRKGQEVSGHSMDPRGARELLEVFREGRVTRVFASHVHGWYDGAWGGVPFTVTGGGGAHLYDKDPAHGFFHFLRVDVTGTEVSVRVFPVPTR
- a CDS encoding C45 family autoproteolytic acyltransferase/hydolase, with amino-acid sequence MDQGGGTKRSYGVFSLVTLSGSWRGMGRRCGELLGQELRDLYRVAVTETLLGEQGQDPEHLKQVAASFFALYPYRFKEFLRGMAETSGLDLSQHLLLNALEVTAAESLVRPHCSGIAAWGDYTGGNPLVFGRNYDYLPVFRKFTPYLSVVVLHPADGSRPVATVGYAGSCYVTTALNADGLFLELNNGMPSGGALWYESRIPTIASLLGFLLDSTTLEELDGHFQTVRSNFAYIVSVADDRVARCYEWPVFDVKRRASYRPGLLVATNHFADPDWGLPEPEDRAFWLTATRRKNLMALGEHFKGDIGPLRMREILDTSIPDLGATSDLTVYQVVAVPQTRTLWLKAPEVQDWTEIPLAEALASPPGR
- the rsmG gene encoding 16S rRNA (guanine(527)-N(7))-methyltransferase RsmG, giving the protein MELDLTEPLNLLRRHEGEVRHFVALLATANTRARLTGPTDELVLWEDHVVDCAAALALLPQGGQVIDVGTGGGLPGLVWALCRPDVAVTLLDSVERKCALVGEMVQVLGLPPERVQVVCERSETFAARNREVFDLASARAVCEAGVLAEVLSPLVRPGGHLLAFKGPRAEEELEGGREKWDRLGLGEPERLGYDLGDKVRCFVRWEKIAPCPSKYPRRPGMAEKRPWYR